A region from the Vicia villosa cultivar HV-30 ecotype Madison, WI linkage group LG3, Vvil1.0, whole genome shotgun sequence genome encodes:
- the LOC131657526 gene encoding secreted RxLR effector protein 161-like yields MDDANPVGTPIECGSKLSKHKNGEIVDPTLYKILVRSLCYLTCTRPDILYVVGVVSRYMEAPTTTHFKAAKRILQYIKGTTNFGLHYYSSNNYEIVGYSDSDWSEDLNYRKRTTIFVLFMGDTAFTWMLKKQPIVTLSTCEVEYVAATSCVCHAVWLRNLLTELKIPQKDPMEICVDIKSTLALTKNLVFHEISKHLDTCYDFIRECIERERR; encoded by the coding sequence ATGGATGATGCCAATCCAGTTGGCACCCCGATTGAGTGTGGTAGCAAGTTGAGTAAGCATAAAAATGGAGAGATTGTGGATCCAACTCTTTACAAAATTTTGGTTAGAAGTCTATGTTACTTGACATGTACAAGACCAGATATTCTTTATGTTGTAGGAGTCGTAAGTCGCTACATGGAAGCTCCAACAACAACTCACTTCAAGGCGGCAAAGAGAATCCTTCAATACATCAAAGGTACAACAAACTTTGGCTTGCACTATTATTCTTCTAACAATTATGAGATTGTTGGCTATAGCGATAGCGATTGGAGTGAAGACTTGAATTATAGAAAGAGAACTACTATTTTTGTGTTATTTATGGGAGATACTGCTTTCACTTGGATGTTAAAGAAGCAACCAATAGTCACACTATCAACTTGTGAAGTCGAGTATGTCGCCGCCACATCATGTGTTTGTCATGCAGTTTGGCTAAGGAACTTGTTGACAGAGTTAAAGATTCCACAAAAAGATCCTATGGAAATATGTGTTGACATTAAATCAACACTTGCTTTGACAAAGAATCTTGTATTTCATGAAATAAGTAAGCACCTCGACACCTGTTATGACTTCATAAGAGAATGCATAGAGAGAGAAAGGAGGTGA